The Cellulomonas sp. S1-8 genome has a window encoding:
- a CDS encoding extracellular solute-binding protein translates to MRRRAALLALVLVAPLAACATAEAGPPTLLWYINPDSGGQARIAAECTEESDGAYRLQTSLLPRDSPSQREQLVRRLAARDASIDLMSIDPPFIPEFANADFLAPVPPEVAEAVTQDVAEGAVAGATFDDELVTVPFWANTQLLWYRRSVAEAAGLDMTQPVTWDQVIAAAADQDVTVAVQGVRAESLTVWVNALVESAGGHILENPQEQDPMAVVPSLDSEAGRTAAQIIADLAAAGVGGAQLSNANEDINASMFEGDSAGFMVNWPFVWPRAQAAVEGGSLEQAALDDYGWAMYPQAVEGEEARPPYGGINLGVGAFSEHVDLAYEAAQCIADPQKQAEYFLSDGNPPASLSAFDDPEVQETFPMADVIRESLQNAAPRPQTPFYNEVSSSVQRTWHPPRSVSPDTSPEAADRLITDVLQGRSLL, encoded by the coding sequence GTGCGACGACGCGCCGCCCTGCTCGCCCTGGTGCTCGTCGCGCCCCTGGCGGCGTGCGCGACGGCCGAGGCCGGACCGCCCACGCTGCTCTGGTACATCAACCCGGACTCCGGCGGTCAGGCGCGCATCGCGGCCGAGTGCACGGAGGAGTCCGACGGCGCGTACCGGCTGCAGACGTCGCTGCTGCCGCGTGACTCGCCGAGCCAGCGTGAGCAGCTCGTGCGTCGGCTCGCGGCCCGCGACGCGTCCATCGACCTCATGAGCATCGACCCGCCGTTCATCCCCGAGTTCGCCAACGCCGACTTCCTCGCCCCCGTCCCGCCGGAGGTCGCCGAGGCGGTCACGCAGGACGTCGCCGAGGGCGCCGTCGCGGGGGCCACCTTCGACGACGAGCTCGTGACCGTGCCCTTCTGGGCGAACACGCAGCTGCTCTGGTACCGCCGGTCGGTCGCCGAGGCCGCGGGCCTCGACATGACGCAGCCCGTCACCTGGGACCAGGTCATCGCGGCCGCAGCCGACCAGGACGTCACCGTCGCGGTCCAGGGGGTGCGCGCCGAGTCGTTGACGGTCTGGGTGAACGCGCTCGTCGAGTCCGCGGGCGGGCACATCCTGGAGAACCCGCAGGAGCAGGACCCGATGGCGGTCGTCCCGAGCCTGGACTCCGAGGCCGGGCGCACGGCCGCGCAGATCATCGCGGACCTCGCCGCGGCGGGCGTCGGGGGAGCGCAGCTGTCCAACGCGAATGAGGACATCAACGCCTCGATGTTCGAGGGCGACTCCGCCGGGTTCATGGTCAACTGGCCGTTCGTCTGGCCGCGCGCGCAGGCGGCCGTCGAGGGCGGCAGCCTCGAGCAGGCGGCGCTCGACGACTACGGCTGGGCGATGTACCCGCAGGCGGTCGAGGGCGAGGAGGCCCGACCGCCGTACGGCGGCATCAACCTGGGCGTCGGGGCGTTCAGCGAGCACGTCGACCTGGCGTACGAGGCGGCGCAGTGCATCGCCGACCCGCAGAAGCAGGCCGAGTACTTCCTGTCCGACGGCAACCCGCCGGCGTCGCTCAGCGCGTTCGACGACCCCGAGGTGCAGGAGACGTTCCCCATGGCGGACGTCATCCGCGAGTCGCTGCAGAACGCCGCCCCGCGCCCGCAGACCCCGTTCTACAACGAGGTGTCCTCGAGCGTGCAACGCACCTGGCACCCGCCCCGGTCGGTGTCCCCGGACACCAGCCCGGAAGCCGCCGACCGGCTCATCACCGACGTCCTGCAGGGGAGGTCGCTGCTGTGA